The Silene latifolia isolate original U9 population chromosome Y, ASM4854445v1, whole genome shotgun sequence sequence TCGCACCGTACTGCCTGTATTATCTGTTCCCCCTGAGGTGATTTCAGGACCAGCCCTACCCCTGCTCCCTTCgtattggatgccccatcaacatGTAACTCCCATACCTGCTCCCCTTTAGCCTCACTTAGGGTCAAGATTTCACTGTCGGCTTGCTTTTGATGGGTGGGACTAAAGTCTAACACAAAGTCAGCTAGGGCTTGGAACTTTATGGCTGTTCGGGGTTCAAATTTCAGGTCGTACCCACTCAGGTGGACATACCACTTAACCATTCTCCCTGACAGTTCAAGTTTCCTCATTATGGTTCTCagggggtagttggtcacgactgaaattgtatgtgactcaaaatagggacgcaatttgtacgaagcagtaacaagtgttaaaacgagtttttctagAGATGTGTACGTGGTCTCTGCAGGTAATAGagacttgcttatatagtatactGGTTTCTGCATACCTTCGTGCTCTCGTACTAGTACATCACTTATAGCCGCCTCTGTCACTGATAGATACAAGTACATCAGTTTTCCCTGTTCTGGCTTGGAGAGAAGAGGAGGGGTGCTCAGGTACTGCTTGAGCTCTCTAAACGCCTTTTCATGCTCTTGCGTTcactcaaacttctggctcttcctCAGGATGTCATGGAACAATCGACACCTGTCTGAGGACCTTGATATGAACCGGTTTAGGGCTGCTACCCGTCCTGTGAGCCTCTGTACTTCCTTTGGCTTCTGAGGAGATTCTAATTGAAGTACTGCTTTAATTTGCTCcgtgctggcctctatccctctttgcgTCACCAAGTACCCCAGGAATTTCCCAGAGGAGACTCCAAAAGTGCATTTCAGGGGGTTCAGCTTCATATGGTATTTTCCGAGGATCGAGAAGGTATTCTTCAGGTGGGATATGTGTTGTTCTGCGTTCTCGGATTTGACTGCCATATCGTCAATGTAGACTTTCATTGTTCTCCCTATCTCCTCCTTGAACATTCTGTTCACCAGGCGCTGATAGGTGGAACCAGCATTCTTGAGGCCAAAGGGCATcactgttggaataagtgtcctccgacaataatgcgatcacaactgccgatcataatgatcacatgtttaaatctcatatttaagaatacatgtgggaagtaatatttctgatcaatcggtccacacatatcggta is a genomic window containing:
- the LOC141631044 gene encoding uncharacterized protein LOC141631044, which produces MRKLELSGRMVKWYVHLSGYDLKFEPRTAIKFQALADFVLDFSPTHQKQADSEILTLSEAKGEQVWELHVDGASNTKGAGVGLVLKSPQGEQIIQAVRCIEVYSDSQMIVNYVNNVYTAKDPKMIAYLEVAKELKLLFAFFNIQQIPRDQNVKADALATLGAAFTPGAMGTIPFIHVMKPAIRQNEQ